From a single Leclercia sp. AS011 genomic region:
- a CDS encoding globin — MKFYRDLFEASLNRVIPGHDKTRFFDAFWDTFSHISPETEQHFARRPGKEGQQMIFKSFFAMLTVDGVLFVPDFLERLAREQSDEGLRLPPRFFALWREAMLRTVRTCDPLCDEEILTAWAMAIAPGLEYLRRQAELHYQPGGD, encoded by the coding sequence ATGAAATTTTATCGCGATCTCTTCGAGGCAAGCCTGAACCGCGTGATCCCCGGGCACGACAAAACGCGCTTTTTCGATGCCTTCTGGGACACCTTTAGCCATATCTCCCCCGAAACAGAGCAGCACTTCGCCCGGCGTCCGGGTAAAGAAGGCCAGCAGATGATCTTCAAGAGTTTTTTCGCCATGCTCACCGTTGACGGCGTGCTGTTCGTGCCGGACTTCCTTGAGCGCCTGGCGCGGGAGCAGAGCGATGAAGGTCTGCGTCTGCCGCCCCGATTCTTTGCCCTCTGGCGGGAGGCGATGCTCAGAACCGTCCGCACCTGCGATCCGCTCTGCGATGAGGAGATCCTCACCGCCTGGGCGATGGCGATTGCGCCCGGCCTGGAGTATCTGCGTCGCCAGGCAGAGCTGCACTATCAGCCCGGAGGCGATTAG
- a CDS encoding glycosyltransferase family 2 protein, with protein sequence MDFYFSRFEHRQPPEPLKTPRWVMMTWQVLAVAALILGANYIYWRWTASLNTDALWYAIPLVLAETLAWIGTVLFTINLWQEKDPPQNPPPTEINDCLRPEDAEESRPIKVDLFIATYSEDVELVRLSIRDAMKMAYPGPLDFKVHVLDDGRRPEMKAVCEQEGANYITRQTNIGYKAGNLRNGLEQTDGDFLVICDADTRVFPTLLSHTLGYFRDPDVAWVQTPQWFFDLPEGESLPHWLGRRAGKAGYGLGWLAQKFIGPVTLGRDPFFNDPRMFYDVILRRRNWANAAFCCGAASIHRREAVMQAALRSYVWTVEEEIDRHTRDIRDPAMRESLQDAMRPHVAFDTELTPYKFHVSEDIYTSILLHGDAARRWRSVMHPRIESKMLSPQDMLTWMIQRFKYAAGSLDILFHDNIFSRRRFKLSLPQTLMYATTFWSYMACVWNTIFLVSPIIYLFTGIPPVSAWSEPFYLHFLPFFIVSELAFMFGTWGISAWDGRASYLSFFSMNLKALDTVLRGEQIKFHVTPKERQTGRFLYLVKPQIAIVVLTLAGLIWGGIQVARGQVDDPSGYVINIFWGAVNIAAMLPLILAAIWTPAEEEASQ encoded by the coding sequence ATGGATTTTTATTTTTCCCGTTTTGAACACCGGCAGCCGCCTGAACCGCTAAAGACGCCGCGTTGGGTAATGATGACCTGGCAGGTATTAGCGGTTGCGGCCCTGATTCTGGGTGCCAATTATATTTACTGGCGCTGGACCGCATCGTTAAATACCGACGCGCTGTGGTATGCCATTCCGCTGGTGCTGGCGGAAACCCTGGCCTGGATCGGCACGGTGCTGTTCACCATCAATCTGTGGCAGGAAAAGGATCCGCCGCAAAACCCGCCCCCGACGGAGATCAACGACTGTCTGAGACCGGAGGACGCGGAGGAGTCGAGGCCGATAAAGGTCGATCTCTTTATCGCCACCTATTCCGAAGACGTGGAGCTGGTCAGGCTCTCCATTCGCGACGCCATGAAAATGGCCTACCCCGGGCCGCTGGACTTTAAGGTCCACGTGCTGGATGACGGTCGCCGCCCGGAGATGAAAGCCGTCTGCGAGCAGGAAGGTGCCAACTACATTACCCGCCAGACCAACATCGGCTACAAGGCGGGCAACCTGCGTAACGGGCTGGAGCAGACCGACGGTGACTTCCTGGTGATCTGCGATGCCGATACCCGCGTCTTCCCCACGCTGCTCAGCCATACGCTGGGCTATTTCCGCGACCCGGACGTAGCCTGGGTCCAGACTCCGCAGTGGTTTTTCGACCTGCCAGAAGGGGAAAGTTTGCCGCATTGGCTCGGGCGCAGGGCGGGCAAAGCGGGATACGGGCTGGGCTGGCTGGCCCAGAAGTTCATCGGGCCGGTGACCCTCGGGCGTGATCCCTTCTTCAACGATCCGCGCATGTTCTACGACGTCATTTTACGCCGCCGCAACTGGGCTAACGCCGCCTTCTGCTGCGGCGCGGCCTCCATTCACCGGCGCGAGGCGGTGATGCAGGCGGCCCTGCGCAGCTACGTCTGGACCGTCGAAGAGGAGATCGACCGCCATACCCGGGACATTCGCGACCCTGCCATGCGCGAAAGCCTGCAGGACGCCATGCGTCCTCATGTGGCCTTCGACACCGAATTGACCCCTTATAAGTTTCACGTCTCGGAAGATATTTATACCTCGATCCTGCTACACGGGGATGCCGCCCGCCGCTGGCGCTCGGTGATGCACCCGCGGATCGAATCCAAAATGCTCTCCCCGCAGGATATGCTGACCTGGATGATCCAGCGTTTTAAATATGCCGCAGGGTCGCTGGATATTCTGTTCCACGACAACATTTTCAGCCGTCGTCGCTTTAAGCTCTCTTTGCCGCAGACGCTGATGTACGCCACCACCTTCTGGTCTTATATGGCCTGCGTATGGAATACCATTTTCCTCGTTTCGCCCATTATCTACCTGTTCACCGGTATTCCCCCGGTGTCGGCCTGGTCCGAGCCCTTTTACCTGCATTTTCTGCCCTTTTTTATAGTGTCCGAGCTGGCCTTTATGTTCGGTACCTGGGGGATTTCAGCCTGGGATGGCAGGGCATCTTATCTCTCTTTCTTCTCCATGAACCTGAAGGCGCTGGACACCGTTCTGCGAGGGGAGCAGATCAAGTTTCACGTGACCCCGAAAGAGCGCCAGACGGGCCGTTTTCTCTATCTCGTCAAACCGCAGATCGCCATCGTCGTGCTCACCCTGGCGGGGCTGATCTGGGGTGGCATCCAGGTGGCGCGCGGGCAGGTTGATGACCCTTCCGGCTACGTCATCAATATCTTCTGGGGGGCGGTAAATATCGCCGCCATGCTGCCGCTGATCCTCGCCGCTATCTGGACGCCAGCCGAAGAGGAGGCGAGCCAATGA
- a CDS encoding DUF3131 domain-containing protein codes for MRTRDALLSARSYLTILIGFLLGFAIVVWVEKQMPTRVESTTGMTLSQDFPPLPASRELTFDEAIWARVAWQYYVNNTQPNGLANAQDGEPWLSLWSTGSYLFALVAAKQLTILTTDEFDERITAALYTLGRLPLNAEGLPAAYYHADTLQILGKADSSAIGMGRLLNALQTLLWRYPQHAPAVRDLFNQWTLGALVTSSTATQAAAPLHHWALAVDEPRNSFGYRLYASHTLRLIDSAAGLAVTNPLEGQQMIDIDGIMVPDEGLRTPWGRQPSLISLPWLLTGLELGFDAQSAEVAWRIMQIQQRRHGLRVSKPPISTDYAEPAPDYVNDLPDRQPLQTSALRDDPPEQSAITSTRTAFAWYALFRNGWSEALRLQVQKLQVPGKGWQRGLNLNSSVNDVVDADTNAIVLESLAYIARGQMLCLACLGPTTPPTSSAGAKP; via the coding sequence ATGAGAACCCGCGACGCGCTGCTGTCGGCCCGCAGCTATCTCACTATTCTGATCGGTTTTCTGCTGGGTTTCGCCATCGTCGTCTGGGTCGAGAAGCAGATGCCCACGCGCGTAGAGAGCACCACGGGCATGACGTTAAGTCAGGATTTCCCGCCCCTGCCCGCCTCGCGCGAGCTGACCTTCGACGAGGCGATCTGGGCGCGGGTGGCCTGGCAGTACTACGTCAACAATACCCAGCCGAACGGGCTGGCTAACGCCCAGGATGGCGAGCCCTGGCTCAGCCTGTGGAGCACCGGCAGCTACCTGTTTGCGCTGGTGGCGGCAAAACAGCTCACTATTCTGACAACCGACGAGTTTGACGAGCGGATCACCGCCGCGCTTTATACCCTGGGACGGCTCCCGCTCAATGCCGAGGGGCTGCCCGCCGCCTATTACCACGCGGATACCCTGCAAATTCTGGGTAAAGCCGACTCCTCCGCTATCGGAATGGGCCGCCTGCTCAACGCCCTGCAAACCCTGCTGTGGCGTTACCCTCAGCATGCTCCCGCCGTGCGGGATCTTTTTAATCAGTGGACACTGGGCGCTCTTGTCACCAGCAGCACGGCCACTCAGGCCGCGGCCCCGCTCCACCACTGGGCGCTGGCGGTGGACGAACCGCGCAACAGCTTCGGTTATCGCCTGTATGCCAGCCACACCCTTCGGCTGATCGACAGCGCGGCGGGCCTGGCGGTCACTAACCCGCTGGAAGGGCAACAGATGATCGATATCGACGGCATTATGGTGCCTGACGAAGGTTTGCGTACGCCATGGGGCCGACAGCCCTCGCTGATCAGCCTTCCCTGGCTGTTGACCGGTCTTGAACTGGGCTTTGACGCCCAGAGCGCGGAGGTCGCCTGGCGCATAATGCAGATCCAGCAGCGCCGCCACGGTCTTCGGGTCAGCAAGCCCCCCATCAGCACCGACTACGCCGAGCCCGCGCCGGATTACGTCAACGATCTGCCTGACCGTCAGCCGCTGCAAACCAGCGCCCTGCGCGATGACCCGCCGGAGCAGTCGGCCATCACCTCCACCCGCACCGCCTTTGCCTGGTATGCCCTGTTCCGCAACGGCTGGAGCGAAGCGCTGCGCCTGCAGGTTCAGAAACTGCAGGTTCCCGGCAAGGGCTGGCAGCGCGGGCTGAACCTTAACAGCAGCGTCAACGACGTGGTCGACGCCGATACCAACGCCATCGTCCTCGAAAGCCTGGCCTATATCGCCCGGGGGCAGATGCTGTGTCTGGCCTGCCTCGGCCCCACAACCCCACCCACTTCATCAGCAGGAGCTAAGCCATGA
- a CDS encoding DUF3131 domain-containing protein gives MKLKSLLFFPLLAGLMAIWLSLTAAEAATGLPASGYEPRSGELSPREMAIAKNAWQYFVSNFQPTTGLVNAVNKYPSTTMWDSASYMAAMTAARELGIIDKAEFDRRMLKLLATLNKLDLFRNELPNKAYNTMSGQKVNYQNKPGEIGFSALDIGRMLVWLKVIKERYPEYSNSIDNVVLGWDFSHAVDPCGTLYGAYLENGQPKYVQEGRLGYEEYGAAGFSLWGFSTCQASRPQPYELAEIYCVMVPYDSRDPRQTSQHNYVVSESYVLYGMEFGFDNPTDRDNSPRDYSHPWMKNFADRVYQAQENRYAITGILTARSEHQLDKSPYFVYDTVFSDGFNWNTITDKGQFVPNTAAVSLKAALGMWVLWDSPYTDRLLDAIENANEEGKGYYEGLYENGDGPIKEFTANNNGIMLEALLFKKGGKLLRFNTDNPKNRDFAPSLWDKKLVDLFEPNNTPRNRPFLNSTPAVKTWCEQTGTTQRTRPACQACQCATCNADEPVKLPPVTAQCLKP, from the coding sequence ATGAAGCTGAAATCGCTACTCTTTTTTCCTCTTCTGGCCGGGCTCATGGCGATCTGGCTTTCGCTCACTGCGGCGGAGGCCGCAACCGGGCTGCCAGCCTCCGGGTACGAGCCGCGCAGCGGCGAACTCAGTCCCAGGGAGATGGCGATTGCCAAAAATGCCTGGCAATACTTCGTCTCTAACTTTCAGCCCACCACCGGGCTGGTCAACGCGGTAAACAAATACCCCTCCACCACCATGTGGGACAGTGCCTCCTACATGGCCGCCATGACCGCGGCGCGGGAGCTGGGGATTATTGATAAAGCCGAGTTTGACCGCAGGATGCTGAAATTACTCGCCACCCTGAACAAGCTGGATCTGTTCCGCAACGAGCTGCCCAACAAAGCCTACAACACCATGTCCGGCCAGAAGGTGAACTACCAGAACAAGCCTGGCGAGATCGGTTTTTCGGCGCTGGACATCGGCAGGATGCTGGTATGGCTGAAGGTAATAAAAGAGCGCTATCCCGAGTACAGCAACAGCATCGACAACGTGGTGCTGGGCTGGGATTTTAGCCACGCGGTCGATCCCTGCGGCACGCTGTACGGCGCTTATCTGGAAAACGGCCAGCCGAAGTACGTGCAGGAGGGACGTCTGGGCTATGAGGAGTATGGCGCGGCGGGCTTTTCCCTGTGGGGGTTCAGCACCTGCCAGGCCAGCCGCCCCCAGCCCTATGAGCTGGCGGAAATCTACTGCGTGATGGTGCCCTATGATTCGCGCGATCCGCGCCAGACCAGCCAGCATAACTACGTGGTGAGCGAATCTTACGTCCTGTACGGCATGGAGTTTGGTTTTGATAATCCGACAGACCGGGATAACAGCCCGCGCGACTACTCCCATCCGTGGATGAAAAACTTCGCCGACCGGGTCTATCAGGCTCAGGAGAATCGCTACGCCATCACCGGTATTTTGACTGCCCGCTCCGAGCACCAGCTCGATAAGTCTCCTTACTTCGTTTATGACACCGTGTTCAGCGACGGCTTTAACTGGAACACCATCACCGATAAAGGCCAGTTTGTACCTAATACCGCCGCCGTATCGCTGAAAGCCGCGCTGGGGATGTGGGTGCTATGGGATTCGCCCTACACTGACCGTCTGCTGGACGCCATCGAAAACGCCAACGAGGAGGGGAAAGGCTACTACGAGGGGCTGTATGAAAACGGCGACGGCCCGATCAAAGAGTTCACCGCCAATAACAACGGCATCATGCTGGAAGCGCTGCTGTTCAAAAAAGGGGGCAAGCTGCTGCGCTTCAACACCGACAATCCCAAAAACCGCGATTTCGCCCCTTCCCTGTGGGACAAAAAGCTGGTGGATCTTTTTGAGCCGAATAACACCCCGCGTAACCGTCCTTTCCTGAACAGCACGCCAGCCGTTAAAACCTGGTGTGAACAGACCGGGACCACGCAGCGCACCAGACCGGCCTGCCAGGCCTGCCAGTGCGCCACCTGCAACGCGGATGAGCCCGTTAAACTGCCGCCGGTGACCGCGCAATGCTTAAAACCCTAG
- a CDS encoding hybrid sensor histidine kinase/response regulator — MPSSSHFDLNALPMGVMIYDRAERLLAWNDQVTRFYPVIAPWLAAGATLESLAEKFIDAGYNIDPARRQTLREAIIRNCRQANHREVRHSGKRRLYVQHQRLADGGIVSLHTDITELDEAQRSRHQLHDDFLLTAESIQIGIWDWQVSHDSLQVNDTLLAMVGQPRVQLHYPLRFLLNLVHEEDRTTLRQAMVASKQDHMPVFECEIRVQHPTQGWRWMLISGQVVTLSMQQQAERVIGTLQDITRRKEAELLAIEAAKVAREANEAKSAFLANMSHEIRTPMNGILGMTQLCLDTQLSPEQREYLSLVMNSAQSLMHIINDILDFSRIESGKMSMDVEPLEIRPFVQSLIRPHMPAASEKGIELLVDISPAVPEVLIVDGPRLRQILTNLLGNALKFTHQGEVLLAIEPADGEGQWRFRIRDSGIGIPPEKQKAIFEAFSQADSSTTRRYGGTGLGLTISARLVSLMGGELRVQSEPGTGSEFAFTLPLENQQTAAAAGTPMVRFNGEPVLVVDDNSTNLRLLDTMLRQMGLTPTCVNNAGEVLRRVAEGAHWPLILLDAQMPDMDGVSLALELSVLPQAGQSHIIMLSSMSRHFDANMLKRIGIDHYLHKPVAQRELHQTIASVLAPAPLPDPVPAPLITPATPQAGLRVLLAEDNLVNQKVARRLLERLGHQCEVVNNGREALERWREQPWDVLLIDLQMPEMDGETAIHLLREETLARGLSHQPAIAMTAHAMQGDKERCLAMGFDGYIAKPVSQAALQDEITRVGQPQDRGLPDEARLLQQCADDPSLVQELLALFGEGLDEATATLARAIDHDDREALRRAAHRLRGEAITLGFSDLAGQLQQLESEATSLDQAGLNMLRRALFAEVDRSAAWLRRRAQEVKYDP; from the coding sequence ATGCCATCCTCATCCCATTTCGACCTTAACGCGCTGCCGATGGGCGTGATGATCTACGATCGGGCCGAGCGCCTGCTGGCCTGGAATGACCAGGTGACGCGCTTCTATCCGGTGATTGCCCCCTGGCTGGCTGCCGGTGCAACGCTGGAGAGTCTGGCGGAGAAATTTATTGATGCGGGCTATAACATCGACCCGGCCCGTCGCCAGACGCTGCGCGAGGCGATTATCCGCAACTGCCGTCAGGCGAACCATCGTGAAGTGCGCCACTCGGGAAAACGGCGGCTCTACGTGCAGCATCAACGGCTGGCGGACGGCGGCATTGTCAGCCTGCATACGGACATTACCGAGCTTGATGAGGCGCAGCGCTCCCGCCACCAGCTGCATGACGATTTTTTACTGACCGCGGAGTCGATCCAGATCGGCATCTGGGACTGGCAGGTCTCTCACGACAGCCTGCAGGTGAACGATACCCTGCTGGCGATGGTGGGCCAGCCGCGTGTGCAGTTGCACTATCCGCTACGCTTTTTGCTCAATCTGGTTCACGAGGAGGATCGCACAACCCTGCGCCAGGCGATGGTCGCCTCCAAGCAGGATCATATGCCGGTGTTTGAGTGTGAGATCCGCGTCCAGCACCCGACCCAGGGCTGGCGCTGGATGTTGATCTCGGGTCAGGTGGTGACCCTCAGTATGCAGCAGCAGGCCGAACGGGTGATTGGCACCCTGCAGGATATTACCCGCCGCAAGGAGGCCGAACTGCTGGCCATCGAGGCGGCGAAGGTCGCCCGCGAGGCCAACGAAGCCAAAAGCGCCTTCCTGGCCAATATGAGCCATGAGATCCGCACCCCGATGAACGGGATCCTTGGCATGACCCAGCTGTGCCTGGACACCCAGCTCAGCCCGGAGCAGCGGGAATATCTCTCCCTGGTGATGAACTCGGCCCAGTCGTTGATGCACATTATCAATGACATTCTCGACTTCTCCCGCATCGAGTCGGGCAAGATGTCGATGGACGTAGAGCCGCTGGAGATCCGCCCCTTCGTTCAGTCACTGATCCGCCCGCATATGCCCGCCGCCAGCGAAAAAGGTATCGAGCTGCTGGTGGATATCTCGCCTGCGGTGCCGGAGGTGCTCATCGTGGATGGCCCCCGGCTGCGTCAAATCCTCACCAACCTGCTGGGCAACGCCCTCAAGTTTACCCATCAGGGCGAAGTCCTGCTGGCGATAGAGCCCGCCGACGGCGAGGGGCAGTGGCGTTTTCGCATCCGCGACAGCGGCATCGGCATCCCGCCGGAGAAGCAAAAGGCCATCTTCGAGGCCTTCAGCCAGGCCGACAGCTCCACCACCCGCCGCTACGGCGGCACCGGCCTGGGGCTGACCATCTCCGCCCGGCTGGTCAGCCTGATGGGCGGAGAACTGAGGGTGCAGAGCGAGCCCGGAACCGGCAGCGAGTTTGCCTTCACCCTGCCGCTGGAGAACCAGCAGACAGCCGCAGCGGCAGGCACCCCGATGGTTCGCTTCAACGGCGAACCGGTGCTGGTGGTGGATGACAACAGCACCAACCTGCGCCTGCTTGATACCATGCTTCGCCAGATGGGCCTGACCCCGACCTGTGTAAACAACGCCGGGGAGGTGTTGCGGCGTGTCGCCGAAGGGGCGCACTGGCCGCTGATCCTGCTGGATGCCCAGATGCCGGATATGGACGGTGTTTCGCTCGCCCTTGAGCTTTCGGTTCTGCCCCAGGCCGGGCAGAGCCATATCATCATGCTCAGCTCCATGAGCCGCCATTTTGACGCCAACATGCTCAAACGTATTGGCATCGACCACTATCTGCACAAGCCGGTTGCCCAGCGCGAACTGCACCAGACCATTGCCAGCGTCCTTGCACCCGCCCCGCTTCCGGACCCGGTACCTGCTCCCCTCATTACCCCTGCCACACCTCAGGCCGGGCTGCGCGTGCTGCTGGCCGAGGATAATCTGGTGAATCAGAAAGTTGCCAGACGCCTGCTGGAGCGGCTCGGCCACCAGTGCGAGGTGGTGAACAACGGCCGTGAGGCGCTGGAGCGCTGGCGTGAGCAGCCCTGGGATGTGCTGCTCATCGACCTGCAAATGCCGGAGATGGACGGGGAAACCGCCATCCACCTGCTGCGGGAGGAGACGCTGGCACGGGGTCTTAGCCACCAGCCCGCCATTGCCATGACCGCTCACGCCATGCAGGGCGACAAAGAGCGCTGTCTGGCGATGGGCTTCGACGGCTATATTGCCAAGCCGGTAAGCCAGGCGGCGTTGCAGGATGAAATTACCCGCGTCGGTCAGCCGCAAGACCGGGGCCTGCCGGACGAAGCGCGTCTTTTACAACAGTGCGCGGACGATCCCAGCCTGGTTCAGGAGCTGTTGGCCTTGTTCGGGGAGGGGCTCGACGAGGCAACAGCGACCCTCGCCCGGGCCATCGATCATGACGACCGCGAGGCCCTGCGCCGGGCTGCGCACCGGCTGCGCGGTGAAGCCATTACCCTTGGTTTCAGCGATCTTGCCGGGCAGTTACAGCAGCTGGAAAGTGAGGCGACATCCCTGGACCAGGCCGGGCTTAACATGCTGCGCCGCGCGCTTTTCGCTGAGGTCGACCGCAGCGCAGCCTGGCTACGCCGCAGAGCGCAGGAGGTAAAGTATGATCCCTAA
- the opgC gene encoding OpgC domain-containing protein, with protein sequence MSQIATDIPQKESVKSTAWRYSLAGNRDLRIDFMRGIALVMMVVAHTEVMSIFNIFTWERFGLTTGAEGFVILSGFMLGMLNRARLQKAVLLTISWGLYLRAWKIYRVNIIIIVSFLLLGYLPFINVFEVTHFTDRFSGTSWSLYPVTPQIKETWFNIILYLQIGPHQTQILGLYIFLLLLSPLFLGMLQRGYVYWLLGLSLLVYGCWQRWPVRVTPSEFEFAFLLMAWQFIFVLGMASGWYKEELLSFARTPPGKVVVIALVIVALVLGFVAQNHTNPFMPPALLMHVIPPAEFNAFYHTWAGKNGLGPIRVLNDICLMVTVYLLLTWFWQPLYRLAGWFLIPLGQRSLYTFILHVYIVLAVSQFVTFDLWRQDWIVNTFVHAAALGVLWLLAKYNVAARWIPN encoded by the coding sequence ATGAGCCAGATTGCGACTGATATACCGCAGAAAGAGAGCGTAAAATCAACGGCATGGCGCTATTCCCTGGCCGGGAATCGCGATCTGCGTATTGATTTTATGCGCGGCATTGCGCTGGTGATGATGGTGGTGGCGCATACGGAAGTGATGTCGATATTTAATATATTTACCTGGGAGCGTTTTGGCCTGACGACGGGTGCGGAAGGCTTTGTTATTCTTTCCGGATTTATGCTAGGGATGTTAAATCGCGCCAGATTACAAAAGGCCGTATTACTCACTATTTCCTGGGGGCTTTACCTCAGAGCATGGAAAATATACCGGGTTAATATTATTATCATTGTGTCCTTTCTGTTGTTGGGGTATTTGCCTTTTATTAACGTCTTTGAGGTGACCCATTTTACCGATCGCTTTTCCGGGACAAGCTGGTCGCTCTATCCGGTAACGCCGCAAATAAAAGAGACCTGGTTTAACATTATTCTCTACCTGCAAATTGGCCCTCACCAGACGCAAATCCTCGGTCTCTATATTTTTCTGCTGCTGTTAAGCCCCCTGTTTTTAGGGATGCTGCAAAGGGGCTACGTCTACTGGCTGCTGGGCTTATCGCTGCTGGTTTACGGCTGCTGGCAGCGCTGGCCGGTGCGGGTCACCCCCTCCGAATTCGAGTTCGCCTTTCTGCTGATGGCGTGGCAATTTATTTTTGTGCTGGGCATGGCCTCCGGCTGGTACAAAGAGGAGCTGCTCTCCTTCGCCCGCACGCCCCCGGGCAAAGTCGTGGTGATAGCGCTGGTGATCGTCGCGCTCGTCCTCGGCTTTGTCGCGCAGAACCATACCAACCCCTTTATGCCGCCCGCGCTCCTGATGCACGTTATCCCGCCGGCAGAGTTTAATGCCTTTTACCATACCTGGGCGGGGAAGAACGGCCTCGGGCCGATACGCGTCCTGAACGATATCTGCCTGATGGTGACGGTCTACCTGCTGCTGACCTGGTTCTGGCAGCCCCTTTACCGGCTGGCAGGCTGGTTTCTCATCCCGCTCGGCCAGCGCTCGCTTTATACCTTTATTTTGCATGTCTACATCGTGCTCGCGGTCAGCCAGTTCGTGACCTTCGATCTCTGGCGGCAGGACTGGATTGTGAACACCTTCGTTCACGCGGCAGCGCTGGGCGTACTGTGGTTACTGGCGAAATATAACGTCGCCGCACGCTGGATACCTAACTAA
- a CDS encoding DUF3131 domain-containing protein, with protein sequence MLKTLARWLAVAALLLLVAFALFSREGAGWRWLTQGGWHTTARISSLSPQEQAWARTAWRYFENNTQPQTGLVNGSDKQPRVTLWQMGDTLIALLAAREMDLINEAEFDARLTRLLGTLNRLTLTDTRTPGRLYSSRTATPIDFSGKPAKSGWSAKDMARLMLALRLTAERAPQYREYLDKIILRWNFCPVMDNEGELRSASLQDGQPVVRDELRLGESEYAASAFRLWGFPVGKAIIPPSRNVIIYQRSLAVDARDPRTTWQPSLLTTLPAMLPGLEFGWQPPGVPPEVQKTLRERAEGVWLSQKTRWERDKVLTARADFYLPQAPWHVEDTVWGNGYAWNTLGDDGRYYPRLAQVSTKAVFVLWTLWDTDYTDALMAVTTHLNNPEQGWFEGRVEATGDINPTLTLSTNAMVLEALLYKHNAGPLFEKGLADDNSYFSRRTTDQFNPPGLCLPGERAVRTAP encoded by the coding sequence ATGCTTAAAACCCTAGCCCGCTGGCTGGCCGTCGCCGCACTCCTGCTGCTCGTCGCCTTCGCCCTGTTCAGCCGGGAAGGTGCCGGGTGGCGCTGGCTGACCCAGGGCGGCTGGCACACCACCGCACGCATCAGCAGCCTGTCGCCACAGGAGCAGGCGTGGGCGCGCACCGCCTGGCGCTATTTCGAGAACAACACCCAGCCGCAGACCGGGCTGGTCAACGGCAGCGACAAGCAGCCGCGCGTAACCCTGTGGCAAATGGGCGATACCCTGATCGCCCTGCTCGCCGCCCGGGAGATGGATCTGATCAACGAGGCCGAGTTTGATGCCCGGCTGACCCGCCTGCTCGGCACCCTGAATCGCCTGACGCTCACCGACACCCGCACCCCGGGGCGGCTTTACTCCAGCCGGACGGCAACCCCCATAGACTTCAGCGGCAAACCGGCGAAAAGCGGCTGGTCAGCAAAGGATATGGCGCGGCTGATGCTGGCCCTGCGCCTCACCGCGGAACGTGCTCCCCAGTATCGGGAGTACCTGGATAAAATTATCCTGCGCTGGAACTTCTGCCCGGTGATGGATAACGAGGGGGAGTTGCGATCCGCATCGCTACAGGACGGCCAGCCGGTGGTACGCGACGAGCTGCGGCTGGGTGAGAGCGAGTACGCCGCCAGCGCCTTCCGCCTGTGGGGTTTTCCGGTGGGTAAGGCGATTATTCCCCCTTCCCGCAACGTCATTATCTATCAGCGCAGCCTGGCCGTTGACGCCCGGGATCCGCGCACCACCTGGCAGCCCTCGCTGCTGACCACCCTGCCCGCCATGCTGCCAGGGCTGGAGTTCGGCTGGCAGCCGCCCGGCGTGCCTCCGGAGGTACAAAAGACGTTACGCGAGCGGGCTGAAGGGGTCTGGCTCAGTCAGAAAACGCGCTGGGAGCGTGACAAAGTGCTGACCGCGCGCGCCGATTTTTATCTCCCGCAGGCACCCTGGCACGTGGAGGACACCGTCTGGGGGAATGGCTATGCGTGGAATACGCTGGGCGACGATGGTCGATATTATCCCCGGCTGGCGCAGGTCTCCACCAAAGCGGTGTTTGTCCTCTGGACGCTGTGGGATACCGACTACACCGACGCCCTGATGGCGGTGACCACCCATCTGAACAACCCGGAGCAGGGCTGGTTTGAGGGACGGGTGGAGGCGACCGGGGACATCAACCCAACCCTTACCCTCTCCACCAACGCCATGGTGCTGGAAGCCCTGCTGTACAAACACAACGCCGGGCCGCTGTTTGAAAAGGGTCTGGCGGATGACAACAGCTATTTCTCCCGCCGCACGACGGATCAATTTAACCCGCCGGGTCTTTGCCTGCCGGGCGAACGAGCCGTGAGGACCGCACCATGA